From Leptolyngbya sp. KIOST-1, one genomic window encodes:
- a CDS encoding cytochrome b6-f complex subunit PetL → MGGVVAYVLFLSVMVGTAIVLYFGLRAAKLI, encoded by the coding sequence ATGGGTGGTGTAGTAGCCTACGTGCTGTTTCTGTCGGTCATGGTGGGCACGGCCATTGTGCTGTACTTTGGCCTGCGGGCAGCTAAGCTGATTTAG